One genomic region from Streptomyces sp. Li-HN-5-11 encodes:
- a CDS encoding carbohydrate ABC transporter permease, producing the protein MSATTPTTTPAVAPAGRKPPAASRRRAGSLVWHLGALLILGFILYPVVWVIGASFKPSKDIINSLTVFPSHPILANFKGLADGIADIRIWTFFQNSLFYALGSVLGILLSCSLTAYAFARIRFAGRNVLFSLMIGTLLLPYHVLLIPQYVLFQKLELTNSYVPLLIGKYLATDAFFVFLMVQFMRNLPRELDEAARIDGCGHLRIYWSIVLPLCRPALITSAIFTFINAWNDFMGPLIYLNEPGKYTVSLGLMMFRDSDGVAANYGGMIAMSLVALLPVLLFFLAFQRYLIDGMATSGLKG; encoded by the coding sequence ATGAGCGCGACCACACCGACCACGACACCCGCCGTCGCACCCGCCGGCCGCAAGCCGCCGGCCGCAAGCCGCCGACGCGCCGGATCCCTCGTCTGGCACCTCGGCGCCCTGCTGATCCTCGGCTTCATCCTCTACCCGGTGGTCTGGGTCATCGGTGCCTCGTTCAAGCCCAGCAAGGACATCATCAACAGCCTCACGGTGTTCCCGTCCCACCCGATCCTCGCCAACTTCAAGGGACTGGCCGACGGCATCGCCGACATCCGGATCTGGACCTTCTTCCAGAACTCCCTCTTCTACGCCCTCGGTTCCGTCCTCGGCATCCTGCTGTCCTGCTCGCTGACCGCGTACGCGTTCGCCCGCATCAGGTTCGCCGGACGCAACGTGCTCTTCAGCCTGATGATCGGCACGCTGCTGCTGCCGTACCACGTCCTGCTCATCCCGCAGTACGTGCTGTTCCAGAAGCTCGAGCTGACCAACAGCTACGTGCCGCTGCTGATCGGCAAGTACCTCGCCACGGACGCCTTCTTCGTCTTCCTCATGGTGCAGTTCATGCGGAACCTGCCCCGAGAACTGGACGAGGCGGCCCGGATCGACGGGTGCGGGCACTTGCGCATCTACTGGTCGATCGTGCTGCCGCTGTGCCGGCCCGCGCTCATCACCAGCGCGATCTTCACCTTCATCAATGCCTGGAACGACTTCATGGGCCCGCTGATCTACCTCAACGAGCCCGGCAAGTACACCGTCTCCCTGGGGCTGATGATGTTCCGCGACTCCGACGGCGTGGCCGCCAACTACGGCGGCATGATCGCCATGTCACTGGTCGCGCTCCTGCCCGTGCTGCTGTTCTTCCTCGCCTTCCAGCGCTATCTGATCGACGGCATGGCGACCTCCGGACTGAAGGGCTGA
- a CDS encoding carbohydrate ABC transporter permease, which translates to MGHAVTLVKDSVPATGRAPAAAAGSRRPGRRRENLAGYLFMSPWIAGFLLLTAGPMVASLYFAFTDYNLFNTPKWVGLDNFTRMFDDPRWQKSVEVTAKYVIIGTPLKLLLALGVALLLAQSRRGQAFYRAAFYAPSLIGASVSVGFVWRSLFSDGAIVDRTQSFFGWHVGGWVGNADWVLYCLVALTVWQFGAPMVIFLAGLKQVPRELYEAAEMDGAGPWRKFWSITLPMISPVLFFNVLLETIHSFQIFASAYVVSNTYCGPADATLVYTCYLYQQGFKNAQMGFASAMAWMLLLAVALVTAVLFWSQKKWVHYAEDAR; encoded by the coding sequence ATGGGACATGCCGTGACGCTCGTCAAGGACTCCGTGCCCGCGACCGGCAGGGCGCCGGCCGCCGCCGCAGGATCGCGGCGGCCGGGCCGCCGGCGCGAGAACCTCGCCGGTTACCTGTTCATGTCCCCGTGGATCGCCGGCTTCCTGCTGCTGACCGCGGGCCCGATGGTCGCGTCGCTGTACTTCGCGTTCACCGACTACAACCTCTTCAACACCCCCAAGTGGGTCGGGCTCGACAACTTCACCAGGATGTTCGACGACCCGCGCTGGCAGAAGTCGGTGGAGGTGACCGCCAAGTACGTGATCATCGGCACCCCGCTGAAGCTGCTGCTCGCCCTCGGGGTCGCCCTCCTGCTCGCGCAGAGCCGTCGGGGCCAGGCCTTCTACCGGGCCGCCTTCTACGCCCCCTCGCTCATCGGCGCGAGCGTCTCGGTCGGCTTCGTCTGGCGGTCCCTCTTCTCCGACGGTGCGATCGTGGACCGTACCCAGAGCTTTTTCGGCTGGCACGTCGGCGGATGGGTCGGCAACGCCGACTGGGTGCTGTACTGCCTGGTCGCGCTGACCGTCTGGCAGTTCGGCGCCCCGATGGTCATCTTCCTCGCCGGGCTCAAGCAGGTGCCGAGGGAGCTGTACGAGGCGGCCGAGATGGACGGCGCCGGACCCTGGCGCAAGTTCTGGAGCATCACCCTGCCGATGATCTCCCCGGTGCTCTTCTTCAACGTGCTGCTGGAGACCATCCACTCGTTCCAGATCTTCGCCTCGGCCTACGTCGTCTCCAACACGTACTGCGGTCCCGCCGACGCCACACTCGTCTACACCTGCTACCTGTACCAGCAGGGTTTCAAGAACGCCCAGATGGGCTTCGCCTCCGCCATGGCCTGGATGCTGCTGCTCGCCGTGGCCCTGGTGACGGCCGTCCTCTTCTGGTCCCAGAAGAAGTGGGTGCACTACGCGGAGGACGCCCGATGA
- a CDS encoding extracellular solute-binding protein gives MGTSRNVERRTILKAAGASVAALGLGATTGCGGESASGDGTVTIRYSWWGAEERAKKINQTIALFEKKYPKIKVKTDFQTYESFWEKFQTQASGGNPPDVFQNAVTFLRKYDKRGVLLDLKPQIDAGNLKLDNFRAGVTQVGQVDGRQLAVPVGSNTMALVIDKKVFQRAGVEPRTGWTWDDYFKALQTIHSRTKVPGDTGYFSIMYLYDLYLRQNGKAFFTKDGLGFDKADLTEWWQDGYNRVRAGLVTNPEVVQQDKPKSPLSAGHGASEFTWDNFTVRYHSEGNSTYGLAPIPTMDGKHTGQYLASLMLSASARTSHPKEVAQFIDFMVHDPEVGKIMGYDRGILASNEQYAAYKPTDPVNKEIAQYEQDTAKAGVLGTITPHPSGADTVEAAFLRIGGDLGQGKTNVSASVKQFFTESEAAFQA, from the coding sequence GTGGGAACCAGCAGGAATGTTGAGCGGCGAACGATCCTGAAGGCGGCCGGGGCTTCGGTGGCCGCGCTCGGCCTGGGCGCGACGACCGGGTGCGGCGGCGAAAGCGCTTCCGGGGACGGGACGGTGACGATCCGTTACTCCTGGTGGGGCGCCGAGGAGCGCGCCAAGAAGATCAACCAGACCATCGCGCTCTTCGAGAAGAAATACCCGAAGATCAAGGTCAAGACGGACTTTCAGACGTATGAATCGTTCTGGGAGAAGTTCCAGACCCAGGCCTCCGGCGGAAATCCCCCGGACGTTTTCCAAAACGCCGTCACTTTCCTTCGGAAATACGACAAGAGGGGCGTGCTGCTCGATCTCAAGCCGCAGATCGACGCGGGCAACCTGAAGCTGGACAACTTCCGCGCCGGTGTCACCCAGGTCGGCCAGGTCGACGGCAGGCAACTCGCCGTTCCGGTCGGCTCCAACACCATGGCGCTGGTCATCGACAAGAAGGTCTTCCAGCGAGCCGGGGTGGAACCGCGCACCGGCTGGACCTGGGACGACTACTTCAAGGCCCTGCAGACGATCCACAGCAGGACCAAGGTCCCCGGGGACACGGGCTACTTCAGCATCATGTACCTGTACGACCTCTACCTCCGCCAGAACGGCAAGGCGTTCTTCACCAAGGACGGACTCGGCTTCGACAAGGCCGATCTGACGGAGTGGTGGCAGGACGGCTACAACCGCGTCAGGGCCGGCCTCGTCACCAACCCGGAGGTCGTCCAGCAGGACAAGCCCAAGTCCCCCCTGTCCGCCGGACACGGCGCCTCGGAGTTCACCTGGGACAACTTCACGGTCCGCTACCACTCCGAGGGCAACAGCACCTACGGACTCGCCCCCATCCCCACCATGGACGGCAAGCACACCGGCCAGTACCTCGCCTCGCTGATGCTGAGCGCCTCCGCGCGCACCTCCCACCCCAAGGAGGTCGCCCAGTTCATCGACTTCATGGTCCACGACCCCGAGGTCGGCAAGATCATGGGCTACGACCGGGGCATCCTGGCGAGCAACGAGCAGTACGCGGCGTACAAGCCGACCGACCCGGTCAACAAGGAGATCGCGCAGTACGAGCAGGACACCGCCAAGGCGGGCGTCCTCGGCACGATCACCCCGCACCCCTCGGGGGCCGACACCGTCGAGGCCGCCTTCCTGCGCATCGGTGGCGACCTCGGACAGGGCAAGACGAACGTCTCCGCCTCGGTGAAGCAGTTCTTCACCGAGTCCGAGGCCGCCTTCCAGGCCTGA
- a CDS encoding TIGR02611 family protein, translated as MNTGSDESDETAVAAEGPRTETETDESQDRRGLGSRAPEFIRSRRVLHLSWQVGVFVIGLAVVGGGIVLLPLPGPGWVVIFGGMAIWATEFVWAQLVLRWTKRKVTDAAQRALDPEVRRRNIVLTTTGLVIAGVLAGIYVWKFGLVMPWNINNQ; from the coding sequence ATGAATACGGGGAGTGACGAGTCGGACGAGACTGCCGTGGCGGCGGAAGGGCCGAGGACCGAGACCGAAACGGACGAGTCGCAGGACCGGCGAGGCCTCGGATCGCGGGCTCCCGAATTCATCCGGTCACGCCGGGTGCTGCACCTGAGCTGGCAGGTGGGTGTCTTCGTCATCGGGCTCGCGGTCGTCGGCGGCGGCATCGTCCTGCTGCCGCTCCCCGGACCGGGCTGGGTCGTGATCTTCGGCGGCATGGCGATCTGGGCGACCGAGTTCGTCTGGGCCCAGCTCGTGCTCCGCTGGACCAAGCGCAAGGTCACCGACGCGGCACAGCGGGCCCTCGACCCCGAGGTGCGCCGCCGCAACATCGTCCTCACCACGACCGGCCTGGTGATCGCCGGTGTCCTGGCCGGGATCTACGTCTGGAAGTTCGGCCTCGTGATGCCCTGGAACATCAACAACCAGTGA